The following are from one region of the Sardina pilchardus chromosome 4, fSarPil1.1, whole genome shotgun sequence genome:
- the prmt2 gene encoding protein arginine N-methyltransferase 2: MALIRRNVPYVPSSYLQRQEPDQDDFWQDEEYFGSYGTLRLHLEMLSDKPRTETYRQVILSNRATLKDKVVLDLGCGTGIISLFCASFAEPAAVYAVEASTMAEYTERLVKANGCEGIVTVLQGRMEELTLPERVDVLVSEWMGNCLLFEFMLESVLHARDRWLKEGGMMWPSLASITMVPCEAFNDFSEKVEFWEKPYGLDFSCLQPVAKQEFFSKPKFSHQIQPEDCLCTPSDVITLNMHTLQVSDLEKLNGEFCFKVEKTGVFHGFTAWFSVGFHGLERDGPTMILDTGPHSAPTHWKQTLFMLDEPATVHTGDCISGTVVFQRNPFWRRHLTITFEWSINSNSTGHSSQSQLKTFPMWR; this comes from the exons ATGGCACTCATTCGGCGGAATGTCCCATATGTTCCTTCCAGCTACTTGCAACGGCAAGAGCCTGACCAGGATGACTTTTGGCAAGATGAAGAATACTTTGGAAGCTATGGAACATTG AGACTACATCTGGAGATGTTGTCTGACAAGCCACGCACCGAGACATATAGACAAGTCATCCTTAGTAACCGGGCTACGCTAAAGGATAAAGTTGTCCTAGATCTGGGATGTGGCACAGGAATCATCAGCCTTTTTTGTGCGTCTTTTGCTGAGCCTGCTGCG GTGTATGCAGTGGAGGCAAGCACCATGGCAGAATACACAGAGAGACTGGTCAAGGCCAATGGCTGTGAAGGAATAGTGACTGTTCTCCAAGGGCGTATGGAGGAACTCACACTCCCAGAGAGAGTGGATGTATTGGTGTCTGAGTGGATGGGAAACTGTCTCTTG TTTGAGTTCATGTTAGAGTCTGTGCTGCATGCTCGGGACCGTTGGCTAAAGGAGGGAGGAATGATGTGGCCATCGCTTGCTTCCATCACCATGGTACCCTGTGAGGCCTTCAATGACTTCAGTGAGAAAGTGGAATTCTGGGAAAAGCCCTATGGCCTGGACTTCAGCTGCCTTCA ACCGGTTGCTAAACAGGAGTTTTTCTCCAAGCCAAAATTCAGCCATCAGATCCAACCAGAGGACTGCCTTTGTACACCAAGTGATGTCATAACtcttaacatgcacacacttcaaGTGTCTGATTTGGAG AAATTAAATGGGGAATTCTGCTTCAAAGTAGAGAAAACTGGTGTTTTCCATGGATTCACTGCCTGGTTTAGTGTAGGATTCCATGGTCTTGAGAGGGATGGGCCAACTATGATTCTGGACACAGGACCTCACTCTGC ACCTACGCACTGGAAGCAGACACTATTTATGCTGGACGAACCAGCTACCGTACATACTGGGGACTGCATCTCTGGTACTGTTGTCTTCCAGAGGAACCCCTTTTGGAGGAGACATCTGACTATCACTTTTGAGTGGAGCATCAATAGCAATAGCACAGGGCACTCCAGTCAAAGCCAG CTGAAAACTTTTCCGATGTGGCGATGA
- the LOC134078042 gene encoding 2-oxoglutarate receptor 1: protein MQSCCEEYDLVNFIKRYYLPTMYGIIFIVGLVGNVTAIAIYLLKIRPFHTSSIIMLNLAISDLLYVLSLPLLIHFYITGDWMFGDFMCKLVRFCFHFNLYGSIFLLTCFSVFRYVVVVHPLRASRVKRPSWGIISCLVTWLLCLILLGRMFRLIETKPIYNGDGTPVNQSVCVDFASNDPPEVWLYNWILTIFGFLVPLCVVCLNYTCMAVALSRGPLPHRPAQVRARRTTVLILLVFVVCFTPYHVLRLARVDTKSRSANCSTLEGVNAAYIISRPVAFLNTFFNLALYTLAGDRFRQAFWSLFSWKASLPKSLVVTTIHRP, encoded by the exons ATGCA ATCCTGTTGTGAAGAATATGATCTTGTGAATTTCATTAAGCGGTACTACCTCCCCACCATGTACGGGATCATATTCATTGTGGGTCTCGTCGGCAACGTCACTGCAATTGCTATTTACCTGCTGAAGATCCGTCCCTTCCACACCAGCAGCATCATCATGCTGAACCTGGCCATATCTGACCTCCTCTACGTGCTGAGCCTGCCCCTCCTGATCCACTTCTACATCACTGGGGACTGGATGTTTGGCGACTTCATGTGCAAACTGGTACGCTTTTGCTTCCATTTCAACCTGTACGGGAGCATCTTCCTGCTCACCTGCTTCAGTGTCTTCCGCTACGTGGTGGTGGTGCATCCGCTGAGGGCATCCCGGGTGAAGAGGCCGAGCTGGGGCATCATCTCTTGCTTGGTCACGTGGCTGTTATGCCTCATTTTATTAGGTCGCATGTTCAGACTGATTGAAACAAAACCAATATACAACGGAGATGGAACGCCGGTCAATCAATCAGTCTGCGTAGACTTTGCCAGCAACGACCCTCCCGAGGTGTGGCTGTACAACTGGATCCTCACCATCTTTGGCTTCTTGGTTccgctgtgtgtggtgtgtctcaaCTACACCTGCATGGCCGTGGCCCTGTCCAGGGGGCCACTTCCGCACAGGCCAGCTCAAGTGCGTGCCCGTCGGACCACCGTGCTCATCCTCCTGGTGTTCGTGGTCTGCTTCACTCCCTACCACGTCCTCCGGCTGGCCCGCGTGGACACCAAGAGTCGGTCGGCGAACTGCTCGACGCTGGAGGGAGTCAACGCAGCTTACATCATCTCACGGCCTGTGGCGTTCCTCAACACCTTCTTCAACCTGGCACTGTACACCTTGGCAGGAGACAGGTTTCGGCAGGCCTTCTGGAGCCTCTTCAGCTGGAAGGCCAGCCTTCCCAAGAGCTTGGTGGTGACCACTATCCACAGACCCTGA